The segment GAATGTGTCTCTATTGTACTTGTTGAGAGGAGTATTGAGCTTAAATCTCTTAGGCAAATCGGGATTGGCTAAAAACAGACGACCATAAACAACAAGATCTGCACGGTTTTCAACAATAGCTCTATTCCCATCTTCCCTATCATAACCCCCAGCAACTAAAAAGCTACCCTTAAAAGCCTTTCTCATTGGCACAATACTATGGGGACATTCACTCTTTTCTTCAACTGTCTTCATTCTTGGCTCAACCATGTGGCAATAAAGAATCTCATATTTGTTTAAGGATTCAGCCATGTAAAGGCCCAAAGCTTCTGGATTTGAGTCTCCAGATTCCATGTAGTCTGCAAAAGGAGATAGCCTTATTCCAACCCTGTCTGCTTCTATCTCATTAGAAACAGCTTCAACTATTTCCAGAGCAAACCGGCAACGATTTTCAAGGGATCCACCATATTGATCCGTTCGATCATTCACTTGATCCTTCATAAACTGGTCAATTAGGTAACCATGAGCCCCATGGATCTCTACTCCATCAAAGCCTGTGTATAAGACAAATAATGACATTTTAATGAAGGTATTGTGTAATAACAAAGGTAACCATGAGCCCCCATTGTTCTTTCAGTTTTCTTTCATCAAGTACAAAGTACATTTCTTCACTCCCTTGTACGTTTGACCAATCAAATATCATTTATCTTATATAAACACATGAAAAGAACTTACCAGCTTCAATAGCATTCCTTGCAGCAAGTCTGAAATCATTTACAATTTGAGGAATTTCCTCTATGCTTAGCCGCCTTGGAGGAGTGAAGTCGGCAATGTCAATTCCATTAGCTTGAATTTGAGGGGTCAAAGGCCTATTAGTGGAAGAAATTGGAGCTTGACCGTTTGGCTGAAAACCTGTAGGcaacaatataaagaaaaataaatatccaATTATGATCCGTTAAATTACTTTGAAAACGATGTTTCTTCacaaagatttaatttttatttaaaaaaaaaaaaaactatccaaaGAAGTAATTGACAAGACCTTCATTgatttgaaaacacaaaaaaataaataaataaataaataaaaaggagacaaaattaataattcttttGGATCATAAAGGCATAATAGCTCCATTTTGTGTTTCACATGATTGTATAGTAAGGATGGGTTCCATAAATATTCCACTTCGAAAAAGGAAATTTCAAGATcttattccattaaaaaaagaaaagaaaagaaaaggaaagctCATGATCTTAGGGCTATCTGACACTCCAAATAGTGGTGCTTGGCTGTCTATGACTACCATAGATGTAGGACTCAATAATGATTTTGAcaattgatagtttttagaccccttaaaaacacaattggattaacctaggtaattagctaagttgttacttagttcaAATTctaaatctaggttatcacaatcaaacaatcatatcatgcaaagtagcggaaagataaataacacaacaatatgatcacccaggaaaccaaaccggtaaaaatctggggaggatttaacctagttatcctcaaggtaaacctgaatccactatgaaagaatcgaagttgttcaacaagacttagactactaacatcttattgctacccactagtagaaacttactgacaagaccacgtgcaagcttcgaaaccacgaactccttctttcttggattctccagcaagtacaagcacacctgcttgtgtttctttaagttcttatggcagcaactgaatgatcatcaagctcttgaagaaatctccttcttgatagtCCTAAGCttatgtaaaggaaagctcctcacagatctcacaagagatttacacaaacagcaatatgagccacactaaaacgtggctagggtttgccttatatacctagggcaaaaacgcaaaaccctaaatgttttaaataaactagggctgagttggaattctacaGAAAATGCATCTAacccgattttcgattgattgagcctaaacttcgattgatcgaactaGGCTGAAATGCCTTATTAAATCCACACCAACTTagatccaactttacataaatgaaccaactttgagcaagtctaaacatgactaaacactttgttttgatcatggtttgccaacaatacacattagagttctaaatacataaaatcctaagtctttagaacctaacaacaaTTGATTTAGAGCAAGTGGTGTTTGCatatctaaaacaaaactatGAAGATTTTGAAAGACCAACCAACTGAAGGAACCATGCTTTTGAAAAAGTGGCATGCAACCAACACTCTGGCCTTTTCTACTAAAATGATATAAAACAACCTCTTTAGCTAAAATGGCAACAACATTAGCTTTTTGTCCAACTATGAGAGTCAATCCAATTAATGCTCTTCCTCAAAAAgtatgtttctttttcaaatgtgATACTCATTATGCAGGGAATAACATTCTACACTATGAAGCATGGGTGTGTTTCTAGATGCGGGTGTGGGTGCGGGAGTcggaaatttttgaaaaagtaaggtGCAAGTGCGGTGGGGTGCGGTGATTAaaagattattaaaaatatttttatttatattttctatatattgctaagcatacgtttccacattatataaacatataccaaatttaagagtaataatagataataactaaaacatgatgttcataaattaaatacaacccataagtttgaaactaaaacatttcAAGATGttcaaaaattagaatataGGGAGGGAGGTAGAGAGCAGAGAGGCAGGGAGGCAACGAGAAGAGAATGAGAGattttaggggttttttttttttttttttggtttaaagatGTTCAAGTTCAAACAGTGCGTTTtgcacattttatttatttataatatttacttGAATTTCGGTGTGATTCAAAGCCGGTTTCGGCCGGCCAATACAATCCGATCCGGATTAGTGTGGATTGGCTTGAGTTGGCAAGAATCGGCGCATATtcggaaacaaaaaaaaaaaaaaaattctgatgtCGACACGTGGACAACGGCGTCACCTACCACACCCCACGTCAGGCTGCATCGAACGCAGGTGCAGCACTTCTGTAGTCGCGTTGATGCTTTCTAGATTCTACAGCACCAACGCATGGTTATTTCAGCAGTCAATCAAAACCTCCATCCAATTTGATTCTCTaccaaataggttcacatgcaATACTTCCTTTAGGATCAACAGCAATCAATAATTAAGTAGCACAATGTGGTATAGAAAACCCAAATCTACTCAATTCATGAATCGTTTACCATATATAGTCTTTCTAGTTTAGCATATTACAAAGCATTCAACTCTCTCCATCCATTACAAAAGTTTAATTGTCAACAAGCAATATTAGAAGAGAAGATATAAAGGTGGTCTTAGTCAAAGACAAACCTTGATTTGAAACCCTCCCCACATGCCAAATTTGACAAAAGAAAACTCCTCCTTGGGCATGAACAGCATCTACGATGGGTTTCCAGGCTTCAACTTGCTCTTTTGTCCATATACCAGGTTTGTATGGGTGCCTTTACAATAGCAAAGAAACCTAAGAagtcataaaaattttaaggcaAGAAAGGGAACCCTCAAATTGGAGATTGTCTTTTAGTGTGAAACATGGTAAGAAATTGATTACCCATTAGCAGTGTCAGAAACTCCAGTGGATTCAGCTATCAGTAGACCACCTTTGGAGGTTCTCTGAGAATAATATAAGATAGCATGTGGCTGAGGAACATTGCCATAAGATCTCTGTCTGGCCATTGGTGCCAAAACAACTctgaaaattcaaattaaatgataaattgAGTAAATCAAGTGAGAAATCTTTCTAATTGAAGAAAGTAGTACCCTATAAGAATCAAATACATATATCCTGTAGCAAATTCGGAAAGAATAATATGATTAAGCCCCATAGCTAATTTGCCAGGcacttgaaatttgaaaatactTTGTTTCAAGTTCAGGGCCTACGTTTGTTTTTAATTCGTGTAACTCTCTTTTCAACCTATGTTTACATCATAAGCTTACCTTTTTCCAACACCTACAAAGCTGCAGCAAAGAgcagtaagttttttttttttttttggttgcaaaaaaaaaagaaaaaaaaaagagtggcaCTTAGTTTAGGACTGTTTTCAAacataaaacttaacaattatAATGAGAGCATTTGGAAAGAAGGCAAGTATATATTTGTGCAGTATGGACTTCAAAAGTGACTGCTTATGACATTTCAACTCTTATAGTATCCAAACCTAGCCTAGACTTAGTGTACAATAAGTTAAATTGGTCAAATGGCTTCCACTCCAGGTCCAACCCCTGTACAAGCAGACCAAACCGAATGCAGCAGTTGAACTCTGATATTTCTTATTTCAATAGAATCACAGTCACTGCTTTTCTAAGgtagaaaatcatattttggcAGATCCAAAAGAAAGTTTGTACTTCCCAGTTGTCTAATTTAAACACCCTTGAGTACAATCCCATGAGTACTATAAATTTGCTGGTGAGGGGCCAGTGGCTTGTGCAATACATGCATGGCCAcgttttaattaaagaaaataccAGAAAAGATGATAAGAAACAAAATGAAGCATGTAAAAACTTGGAACAattaatttgatgaatttttatgcACAGAGTAGGGTGAATTAGTTCTGTTAATCACATGTAGGTTCAAGATCATCAAATGATAACATACTGCATTTGAAGAATGACTTGGGTACTATGGTAGGATATAGATGAGGAAGCCAAACTGGATTGCTTTTCATCATACAGAATGTGTAGTCATAGGTATCAACATAACACTGATAAATTGAAGGGCCTCATCTCCCCTCCCCAGCCCCAAAAAAGTCAGACCAAAGTTGTTGAGAAATGATTTCATAACTATAGATTGATATCTTATATAATCAAAGAAACTGTAAATAAATGTCAGCACGCTCATGATGAAGCTACAACTAAATTACTTAGAGGTTATGACAACAGAAAGAATCCTGAAAGCCAAGGTGATCAGATACCTTAATCTGCTAATCTAAAACCAATTTACACAATAGAGATGATGTCCAGATAAACCAAATGCCagatttattttccttttgagaTCAAAGTAAAAAATCATCACTAACAACTCATGAAATGAGTAGTGCTCAGCAAGACAGTTAATGCAGTTCCAACAAAATTCATCAATCttaatattatcaaaaatttgCAAAGTCTCAAACTTTTAGTAGATTAATATAGAGAATTCTTGAAAAAATGTGTCATTTCTTGGttaaacacaaaacaaacacagaTGTAAACTGACAAGAAAATGCTCAAAAGGGCAAGAGTGTTAGTACTAGCATCAGCTcttgtaaaaattttagcatttgacacattaaaaaattattttatctattttagcatataattttacaatacactTTACATCACatcttttattttaagattacatcacattaaaataatttaaaacaaaccttatttatattaaaaaattaacaaaaaaaatatattttattgtggcCCCGTGTGACAAGGAGAGAGGTACAgagaaagaaagggagagaggaCTTAGGATGTGACATGGGAGAGGgaaattggaattaaaaaaaaaatcaaaatatgtttagaacatataaaattttatgcCCCTACATTtccaaatatgaaattttactgCACAtcaatgctaattttttttgcatttaaaacatCTGATGTGAGAGGTTTTTTGGAGAGTACCCAAACTTGCATATGCTATATTTTAGCATCAAAGCACAATAATACCCCATTACCCAATCTTGCAATTATACTACAGTACCATCCTAAATTTAGGATGGTATTGTAGCTCacttacaaaattaaaataatattttttattcattcacCTCAAAAacatcttctctttctctctctccctaactcaccacaaaattaaaatattgttttttattgttttgggttatatattttaggaaaatgCTAATGAATACCCTTAGGGTATTGgttaataatcaatttaaaaaaagtttttatggaaaaagaaaaaaataaatattttaacaatttttttcatttcctataaaagtggtgtcttaaaatggattgttaatcaATGTCCTGAAAGCACTTGTTAgcattatatagatatattattttaatgtgttgtataggaatataaaagttaaaatattaaatatgttATAAAATGGTAcgatataataaataaagtacaTTTTGAGacaataaaataagatattttTGCGAAAACTGATGCTTAGCACACTAAATAATTATCTACGGTTTCTTGAAGGTTGAAACCTTTGTAAACAAAACGATTCATTATCCCAACTGGGATATGTCACAATCACAAataccttttaatttttttagaaaaacaaaagtcaaacccaaaaaaaaaacacataacgtttaaaaaaaaggcaaaaagaaaaaagaaaaagaaaaaaaaagaaaagaactttgCAAGGTGTATTGGTATACCTATGTGAAAGGTTGAACTTGCCCAATTTGTAAGGAGTAAGAAGAGGAATGGTGGGAGCTTCGGCAGCCATTTTCAATGATTCTATTCTATTCTTTCCTGTTGAATGCTAGTACTTTGCTTCTGTTCCTGATTTCAGACAAAAGTGGGAATGAAATGCTTGTTACACAAATGGGTATTTATAGATTtgtgtccaaaaaaaaaaaaaaaaaacaaagtctCACAATAAGGTAGCTGGATGGTTCCAATTGGACAATGATGTTTGCTTTAAAATGGTATTCATAATGATGTCTGTGCTGACGTTTGGAAATACGTGGCTGTGGATGGGGATGGGTCCGCACCCCATACATTGAATCCTCAAGAAAATTTGGTTACCAATGTGGACTATTGGCCTCTTTAACGAGAAAATATATTGGATGCATGGTATATTACCTCTTATTTAATCATGTATTCTGCCTCAATTATCGGCACCACTTTACGTCCACAattaatttcataaatttttaaaacaattctTTTGAGAATATAGATTGTGTTTAGATTCTagcatattattttaatataagatcaccactaattttatttttatttaaagaaaaaatatttttataatatataagttATAATTTATGACctcaaaaattatgaaaatattgttagATTTGTCATGTCATCAGTTGTTTTacttaaaaatagagaaatctTTGAGacatgaaaaattttattattatttttttataaagctTCTTAAGGCTGTAAATTAATATgtatagccaaaaaaaaattaaaaatatttttcttaatatgaaccacatatatgttttttttttgaaagaaaattggAATTTGCCAACTCTTTTgagggaatatatatatatatatatatatatatatgtgtgtgtgtatatatgtatgtatgtatggaaGGTAGGGACAGAGCCACCCAAGGGGGCCATGGTCCctctagatttttatttttaaaattaagagtATATATGTTTTACgacatttttagaatttgggccaaagaaaattatttttagcctccgtaatattatttttttctcctttaaataatatgaaaatGACTGTTGTGATGACAAGAATAATATAATTAGTTCCAATAACAACAAAACATCTAGTctatacaacaacaaaaattagccCAATTAACCTAAACATCActttaaaaatcattatttatCAAATCTAATCAATGAATCTTAGatctattaattattttttattaaaaaatcctaaattctATACAATACCAATCAAATAAAGAGAGAATATTTCCAAGACATTGTCGAATGACTAATACACATAGacacaattaattaatatcataatgttaacttataaatttataattagtgaTTTTTTTAGGGGAATAATTAGTGACTGTTGgtggatgagtttttttttttttttgagaaactgttGGTGGATGAGTTggaatcattattttttaacttactaCCTTAAtactttagtttattttatctattttattggGCAATTCACTATTTTTTTGAGTCATGTTTGTGATCTATGTCTCTGTGTTTTGAGCACTTTGGCATTGTTAAGCTTACTGTATAATTCTcacttgtttatttatttatttttattttagttttgacattttttttccatcGGATTTCTTGTATTGGATCAAGTAATTGTGGTTTTAGAATACCACACTTGtattttcaatttgaaaatttctacCGACACACTCAAATCTATATTTGATTTCACATGCGTGAGAGTGTCATCTTATGgtacataaatattttttatttttcataactaGTTGACCCATTTGTAAGTGATGAACCAATTGACAAATTGAGAACCAagcattaattttatttttactcttgTTAAAGGcaactgatttttatttttattgagtaagCCATAAAcactctctttcatttgtgtcaattttttttttttttttttttgccaaacagaAAGGCAACTCATTATGActtatgaccaaaaaaaaaaaacctcataatTATGCATATACAGACTATAGTGGACTCCAGTGATGTGGATggtgtagggaatttaaccaaaaattcccaacctgtgagaaacaaaacaaatagagaaaacacacgtcaaagaaaataatcacacgcacaagacaatattta is part of the Quercus robur chromosome 9, dhQueRobu3.1, whole genome shotgun sequence genome and harbors:
- the LOC126699248 gene encoding 12-oxophytodienoate reductase 2-like isoform X2, giving the protein MAAEAPTIPLLTPYKLGKFNLSHRVVLAPMARQRSYGNVPQPHAILYYSQRTSKGGLLIAESTGVSDTANGHPYKPGIWTKEQVEAWKPIVDAVHAQGGVFFCQIWHVGRVSNQGFQPNGQAPISSTNRPLTPQIQANGIDIADFTPPRRLSIEEIPQIVNDFRLAARNAIEAGFDGVEIHGAHGYLIDQFMKDQVNDRTDQYGGSLENRCRFALEIVEAVSNEIEADRVGIRLSPFADYMESGDSNPEALGLYMAESLNKYEILYCHMVEPRMKTVEEKSECPHSIVPMRKAFKGSFLVAGGYDREDGNRAIVENRADLVVYGRLFLANPDLPKRFKLNTPLNKYNRDTFYISDPVLGYTDYPSLEDIA
- the LOC126699248 gene encoding 12-oxophytodienoate reductase 2-like isoform X1, whose translation is MAAEAPTIPLLTPYKLGRFNLSHRVVMAPLTRLRSYGNVPQPQAILYYSQRTSKGGLLIAEATGVSDTARGYPDTPGIWTKEQVEAWKPIVDAVHAKGGVFFCQIWHVGRVSNQGFQPNGQAPISSTNRPLTPQIQANGIDIADFTPPRRLSIEEIPQIVNDFRLAARNAIEAGFDGVEIHGAHGYLIDQFMKDQVNDRTDQYGGSLENRCRFALEIVEAVSNEIEADRVGIRLSPFADYMESGDSNPEALGLYMAESLNKYEILYCHMVEPRMKTVEEKSECPHSIVPMRKAFKGSFLVAGGYDREDGNRAIVENRADLVVYGRLFLANPDLPKRFKLNTPLNKYNRDTFYISDPVLGYTDYPSLEDIA